From a single Brassica oleracea var. oleracea cultivar TO1000 chromosome C5, BOL, whole genome shotgun sequence genomic region:
- the LOC106343598 gene encoding cyclin-A2-3, giving the protein MGKENVVSRPLTRAFASALRASTTENQQRANTKRPASEDVNVTAPPNKKKKRAVLGDISNASFSAAKLEARDIKQVKKSQGLASASCVTSEVTDLQSGTEAKAEVVSVTAGNTNDTADNCIEKHKLPPRPLGRSSASIVEKSGVIGSSTALDLPKFTDIDSDDKDPLLCCLYAPEIYYNLRVSELKRRPVPDFMERIQKDVTQSMRGILVDWLVEVSEEYTLVSDTLYLTVYLIDWFLHGNYLERQRLQLLGITCMLIASKYEEINAPRIEEFCFITDNTYTRDQVLEMENQVLAHFSFQIYTPTPKTFLRRFLRAAQASYLIPRRELECLASYLTELTLIDYHFLKFLPSVIAASAVFLAKWTLDQSNHPWNPTLEHYTTYKASDLKASVHALQDLQLNTKGCPLSAIRMKYMQEKFKSVAVLMSPKLLDTLF; this is encoded by the exons ATGGGGAAGGAAAATGTTGTCTCTCGTCCTCTCACTCGTGCCTTTGCGTCTGCTTTGCGCGCTTCAACTACAGAGAATCAACAGAGAGCAAACACAAAAAGACCAGCCTCGGAGGATGTTAACGTCACTGCGCCACCCAATAAGAAGAAGAAGCGAGCTGTTCTTGGGGATATCTCAAATGCTAGCTTCAGTGCAGCTAAACTTGAG GCTAGAGATATCAAGCAGGTAAAGAAGAGTCAGGGGTTGGCGAGTGCATCTTGTGTTACTTCAGAAGTCACAGATCTTCAGTCCGGGACCGAGGCAAAAGCTGAAGTTGTATCAGTGACAGCAGGAAACACAAATGACACAGCTGATAACTGTATCGAGAAACACAAATTGCCTCCTAGACCTCTTGGGAGATCATCAGCTTCTATAG TTGAGAAAAGTGGTGTTATTGGTAGTTCAACAGCACTGGATCTCCCAAAATTCACTGACATTGATTCTGATGACAAGGATCCTTTATTGTGCTGCCTCTACGCCCCTGAAATCTACTACAATTTGCGTGTTTCAGAG CTTAAACGCAGACCGGTTCCTGACTTTATGGAGAGGATACAGAAGGACGTCACACAGTCCATGCGGGGGATTCTTGTTGATTGGCTTGTGGAG GTCTCTGAGGAATACACACTTGTGTCTGACACTCTTTACCTCACAGTGTATCTCATCGACTGGTTCCTCCATGGAAACTACCTGGAAAGACAGAGACTTCAACTCCTCGGCATCACTTGCATGCTAATTGCCTC GAAGTATGAGGAAATCAATGCGCCACGCATTGAAGAGTTCTGCTTCATCACGGATAACACCTACACAAGAGATCAG GTCCTGGAGATGGAGAACCAAGTACTTGCGCATTTTAGCTTTCAGATATACACTCCCACTCCAAAAACGTTCCTAAGGAGATTTCTCAGAGCAGCTCAAGCCTCTTACCTG ATCCCTCGCCGTGAACTCGAGTGTCTAGCCAGCTATCTAACGGAGTTGACGTTGATAGACTATCACTTCTTGAAGTTTCTTCCTTCTGTCATCGCTGCTTCAGCGGTTTTTCTTGCCAAGTGGACATTGGACCAATCAAACCACCCATGG AATCCAACACTTGAGCACTACACGACGTACAAGGCGTCAGATCTCAAAGCATCTGTTCATGCCTTACAAGATCTGCAGCTTAACACCAAAGGTTGCCCTTTGAGCGCTATACGCATGAAGTATATGCAAGAGAAG TTCAAATCTGTGGCGGTTCTCATGTCTCCTAAACTACTTGACACGCTATTCTGA
- the LOC106344397 gene encoding uncharacterized protein LOC106344397: MCLFIYLFRRVRDDESRHPNRYWTKVELDATLVQIISALVVLSLNVARDEYPQMPLLIWFIGYTCGCTANLPVLYWRIHTFDQDPPETTSLGAVDEEVNKQAVGDEYSRTRIHKVMEVLKVAVEFFFIGWFLGYHWFYYDKPSPDDGSLLYW; encoded by the exons ATGTGTTTGTTCATATATTTGTTCCGTCGTGTTAGAGATGATGAGTCTAGGCACCCTAACAGATATTGGACCAAAGTTGAGTTAGATGCCACTTTGGTCCAGATTATTTCAGCCTTAGTTGTTCTGAGTCTGAATGTGGCAAGAGATGAATATCCACAAATGCCATTGTTGATATGGTTCATCGGTTATACTTGTGGCTGTACTGCAAATCTCCCTGTCCTCTATTGGCGTATTCACACTTTTGACCAAGATCCACCTGAAACTACATCACTCGGTGCTGTAGATGAAGAAGTTAACAAACAAGCTGTTGGGGATGAATACTCAAGAACAAG AATCCATAAGGTGATGGAAGTTTTGAAGGTGGCTGTTGAATTTTTCTTTATTGGATGGTTTTTGGGGTATCATTGGTTCTATTATGACAAACCATCCCCTGATGATGGTTCTCTACTGTACTGGTGA
- the LOC106344398 gene encoding uncharacterized protein LOC106344398 → MESPLLTKSEHIVDTTIIIGNSSTVDDQTSNKVVELSDPYEAERFWNPIEFVVTIVQIAAALVLLIQPKDQEHPQAILFIWIIGYTCGCIATLPILCWRFWYYKRSVSSESAEEYSGGTRINEVMDTTKMVLEYFFVSWFVVFVWNYIVNPSSLDDTTTQFFWLITALLTFSFIRYVLVNLACAVVCYLLPGTLCVLAAREVLEIIMRLIGYVGLFLLLVAFVLCSDVFLLAFDVICISAVWEVVKLIGMLCFLC, encoded by the exons ATGGAGAGCCCTTTGTTGACCAAGAGTGAGCACATCGTTGACACTACAATAATCATCGGAAACTCTTCAACAGTCGATGATCAAACATCAAATAAGGTTGTTGAACTGAGTGATCCATATGAAGCTGAACGTTTTTGGAACCCAATCGAGTTTGTTGTAACTATTGTCCAGATTGCTGCAGCATTAGTACTTCTGATTCAGCCAAAAGACCAAGAACATCCACAAGCAATATTGTTTATATGGATCATCGGTTATACTTGTGGCTGTATTGCCACCCTCCCTATCCTATGTTGGCGTTTTTGGTATTATAAGCGAAGTGTTAGCTCAGAATCTGCAGAAGAATACTCAGGAGGGACAAG AATCAATGAGGTGATGGACACAACCAAGATGGTGCTTGAATATTTCTTCGTGAGTTGGTTTGTGGTGTTTGTATGGAATTATATAGTCAACCCATCATCCCTAGATGATACTACTACTCAATTCTTCTG GTTAATTACGGCTCTCCTTACATTCAGTTTCATCAGATATGTACTTGTGAATCTAGCATGTGCAGTGGTCTGTTACTTGTTGCCTGGGACCTTATGTGTTCTCGCCGCTAGGGAAGTCCTGGAAATCATTATGAGGCTTATAG GTTATGTTGGGCTTTTCTTGCTTTTAGTTGCATTCGTCTTGTGCAGCGATGTGTTTCTGCTTGCGTTTGACGTTATATGTATTAGCGCCGTTTGGGAAGTTGTTAAACTCATTGGCATGCTATGTTTTCTTTGTTAA